From one Bradyrhizobium sp. Ash2021 genomic stretch:
- a CDS encoding ABC transporter ATP-binding protein, with amino-acid sequence MTNGNPIVLDVTGLTKSYRSAGEEIAVLRGVNLAVAAGESVALTGESGSGKSTLLHLIAGLEAADGGEIRLADVIVSGLGDAGRAELRRDRLGLVFQQFNLIPSLTVEDNLVFQSRIAGRHDPAWHAELVERLGLGNLLKRYPEQLSGGQQQRVAIGRAVAIRPLLLLADEPTGNLDEATADEVLALARDLVARTGCGFLMVTHSTRLAATLDRQVNLHAGIIT; translated from the coding sequence ATGACCAACGGCAACCCCATCGTGCTTGATGTCACCGGCCTGACCAAGAGCTACCGCTCCGCCGGCGAGGAGATCGCCGTACTTCGCGGCGTGAATCTTGCGGTCGCGGCGGGAGAGAGCGTCGCGCTGACCGGTGAATCCGGCAGCGGCAAGAGCACGCTGTTGCATCTGATCGCGGGACTCGAGGCCGCCGATGGCGGCGAGATCCGCCTCGCGGACGTCATCGTCTCCGGTCTCGGCGATGCCGGCCGCGCGGAATTGCGGCGCGATCGCTTAGGGCTGGTGTTTCAGCAGTTCAACCTGATCCCGAGCCTGACCGTCGAGGACAACCTCGTATTCCAGTCGCGCATCGCCGGCCGTCACGACCCGGCATGGCATGCCGAACTCGTCGAGCGGCTCGGGCTTGGCAATTTGCTGAAACGCTATCCCGAGCAATTATCCGGCGGCCAGCAGCAGCGGGTCGCGATCGGCCGTGCGGTCGCGATAAGGCCGCTGCTGTTGCTCGCGGACGAGCCAACCGGCAATCTCGACGAGGCCACCGCCGACGAGGTTTTGGCGCTGGCCCGCGACCTGGTGGCGCGCACCGGATGCGGTTTTCTGATGGTGACGCACAGCACAAGGCTTGCCGCCACGCTGGACCGGCAGGTCAATCTTCACGCCGGTATCATCACATGA
- a CDS encoding class I SAM-dependent methyltransferase yields the protein MARSVRRRANIMGAFISLAVLAATAAPAQDAKTPDYAAIVAAPDRADADRQADQRRQPAKMLAFAGVQTGMKILDMEASAGYSTELLARSVGPAGTVYAQDSAAVIERFVKDKFDIRAQKPAMKNVVHVIRDFDDPIPADASGLDMITFFFAYHDITYMQVDRAVMNKKMFAALKPGGFLIIADHSAKPGDGTNVAKTLHRIEESTLRQEIEAAGFKLAAEGDFLRHPEDPREAAVFRPQVPTDEFVLKYQKPL from the coding sequence ATGGCCAGATCAGTCCGTCGTCGCGCCAACATCATGGGCGCGTTTATTTCATTGGCCGTGCTCGCCGCAACAGCCGCGCCGGCGCAGGACGCCAAAACGCCGGACTATGCGGCGATCGTCGCCGCGCCCGACCGGGCCGATGCCGACCGCCAGGCCGACCAGCGCCGCCAGCCGGCCAAAATGCTGGCTTTCGCCGGCGTCCAGACCGGGATGAAGATTCTGGATATGGAAGCCAGCGCCGGCTACAGCACCGAGCTGTTGGCGCGCAGCGTCGGGCCGGCCGGGACCGTCTACGCGCAGGATTCGGCTGCCGTGATCGAGCGCTTCGTCAAGGACAAGTTCGACATCCGCGCGCAGAAGCCCGCGATGAAAAACGTCGTGCATGTCATCCGAGACTTTGACGATCCGATCCCCGCCGACGCCTCGGGCCTCGACATGATCACCTTCTTCTTCGCCTATCACGACATCACCTATATGCAGGTCGATCGCGCCGTCATGAACAAGAAGATGTTCGCGGCCCTCAAACCCGGCGGTTTTCTGATCATCGCCGACCATTCCGCAAAACCGGGCGATGGCACAAATGTCGCCAAGACGCTGCACCGGATCGAGGAGAGCACGCTGCGGCAGGAGATCGAGGCCGCCGGGTTCAAGCTGGCGGCCGAGGGCGATTTCCTGCGCCATCCCGAGGATCCCAGGGAAGCGGCGGTGTTCCGTCCGCAGGTGCCTACCGACGAGTTCGTGTTGAAATACCAGAAGCCGTTGTGA
- a CDS encoding MFS transporter, which translates to MTAQPTPKGAWKITFLLFLFMLVNFADKIVVGLAGVPIMTELKLEPESFGLLGSSFFFLFSIAAIIVGFIVNRIDTRWVLLALALIWALAQFPMVGTIGFTTLLICRVILGAGEGPAASVAAHAIFKWFPDEKRTLPIAILSQGSAFGVILAVPALNWLIVNYSWHYAFGALGIVGLMWAVAWLILGKEGPLVQTAAMAANEPRIPYFRLLTSRTFVGCVAATFGAYWALSLGLTWFTPFIVKGLGFSQQQAGFISILPWVFGAVMVLLTGWISQLMLARGFTTRGARGVLGAVPLIVGGLVLSVIPHVAPGALMIALLVVGSGLCGSIYVVCTPMLGEFTPVSQRGAIISIYGALYTLAGILAPYVMGSVIQSAAAPLDGYMTGFTINAVILVVSGLLGLALLWPNTERARLTAHAVQPKFA; encoded by the coding sequence ATGACCGCACAACCGACGCCAAAAGGCGCCTGGAAAATCACCTTTCTGCTGTTTCTGTTCATGCTGGTGAACTTTGCGGACAAGATCGTGGTCGGTCTTGCCGGCGTGCCGATCATGACCGAACTCAAGCTCGAGCCGGAATCCTTCGGCCTGCTCGGTTCCTCGTTCTTCTTCCTGTTCTCGATCGCGGCCATCATTGTCGGCTTCATCGTCAATCGCATCGACACCCGCTGGGTGCTGCTGGCTCTGGCGCTGATCTGGGCGCTGGCGCAATTCCCGATGGTCGGCACCATCGGCTTCACCACGCTTTTGATCTGCCGGGTGATTCTCGGCGCCGGCGAGGGCCCGGCGGCGTCGGTCGCGGCGCATGCCATCTTCAAGTGGTTTCCGGACGAGAAGCGGACCCTGCCGATTGCGATCCTGTCGCAGGGCTCGGCGTTCGGGGTGATCCTCGCAGTCCCTGCGCTGAACTGGCTGATCGTCAATTACAGCTGGCATTACGCCTTTGGTGCGCTCGGTATCGTCGGTCTGATGTGGGCGGTGGCGTGGCTGATCCTCGGCAAGGAAGGCCCACTGGTGCAGACCGCGGCGATGGCGGCCAATGAGCCGCGCATTCCCTACTTCCGGCTGTTGACCTCGCGAACCTTTGTCGGCTGTGTCGCCGCGACCTTCGGCGCCTATTGGGCGCTGTCGCTGGGGCTGACCTGGTTCACGCCCTTTATCGTCAAGGGGCTCGGCTTCTCGCAGCAGCAAGCCGGCTTCATCTCGATCCTGCCCTGGGTGTTCGGCGCTGTGATGGTGCTGCTCACCGGCTGGATCTCGCAGCTGATGCTGGCGCGCGGCTTCACCACGCGCGGCGCCCGCGGCGTGCTGGGCGCGGTGCCGCTGATCGTCGGCGGCTTGGTCCTCTCGGTGATTCCCCATGTCGCACCCGGCGCACTGATGATCGCCCTGCTGGTGGTCGGATCAGGACTGTGCGGATCGATCTATGTGGTCTGCACGCCGATGCTCGGTGAGTTCACGCCGGTGTCGCAGCGCGGCGCGATTATCTCGATCTACGGCGCGCTCTACACGCTTGCCGGCATCCTCGCGCCCTATGTGATGGGCAGCGTGATCCAGAGCGCCGCGGCGCCGCTCGACGGCTACATGACGGGCTTCACCATCAACGCGGTGATCCTGGTCGTGTCGGGATTGCTCGGCCTCGCGCTGCTGTGGCCGAACACCGAGCGGGCGAGGCTGACGGCCCACGCGGTGCAGCCGAAGTTTGCGTGA